A DNA window from Actinokineospora baliensis contains the following coding sequences:
- a CDS encoding ATP-grasp domain-containing protein has translation MSERPLMILVGIGYEPHRGYLLRSIADTTDVWLLDHEPATWEKPYVVGSTAVDIRDGAALLAAAVDVAAGRNVDGILCWDELKMANTATVAQHLGLPGVSPDVIDRCRDKHRTRTALAAAGVPQPRSVAVASVEEALAVADGLGYPVILKPRALGASMGVTKVDSPADLPTAYAHTRAQHVDQARHYNLGVLVEDYADGPEFSVDSAIVDGVVTPLFLARKTSGFPPYFEETGHIVDGSDPLFTDPDLHALLAAAHDALGFDSGMTHTELRRTPTGWSVIEVNCRLGGDLIPYLGLQSTGIDAGRIAAAIACGRPPTFTPTHSSVTAIRFLYPPAPTTIAEIRIDTDALPPNTLLATPLATPGTTVAPPPEGHVWGRYAMVAITAPTPESCPPALDTAANAITLIPT, from the coding sequence ATGAGTGAGCGGCCGTTGATGATCCTCGTCGGCATCGGGTACGAGCCGCACCGGGGTTACCTGCTGCGGTCGATCGCCGACACCACCGACGTGTGGCTGCTCGACCACGAACCGGCGACGTGGGAGAAGCCGTACGTGGTGGGCAGCACGGCCGTGGACATCCGCGACGGCGCAGCGCTTCTGGCAGCGGCCGTCGACGTCGCGGCAGGACGGAACGTCGACGGCATCCTGTGCTGGGACGAGCTGAAGATGGCCAACACGGCCACAGTCGCCCAACACCTCGGGCTACCCGGCGTGTCACCGGACGTCATCGACCGCTGCCGCGACAAGCACCGCACACGCACGGCATTGGCCGCCGCCGGTGTGCCGCAACCACGATCCGTCGCAGTGGCCTCCGTGGAGGAAGCCCTGGCGGTCGCCGACGGCCTCGGCTACCCCGTGATCCTCAAGCCACGGGCACTGGGCGCGAGCATGGGCGTCACCAAAGTCGACTCCCCCGCAGACCTGCCCACCGCCTACGCCCACACCCGAGCCCAACACGTCGACCAAGCCCGCCACTACAACCTCGGCGTACTGGTCGAGGACTACGCAGACGGCCCGGAGTTCAGCGTCGACTCGGCCATTGTGGACGGTGTGGTCACCCCGCTGTTCCTGGCCCGCAAAACCAGCGGATTCCCCCCGTACTTCGAAGAAACCGGCCACATCGTCGACGGCTCCGACCCCCTGTTCACCGACCCCGACCTCCACGCCCTGCTCGCGGCCGCCCACGACGCCCTCGGCTTCGACTCCGGCATGACCCACACCGAACTCCGCCGCACCCCCACCGGCTGGTCGGTCATCGAAGTCAACTGCCGCCTGGGCGGCGACCTCATCCCCTACCTGGGCCTGCAGTCGACCGGCATAGACGCAGGCCGCATAGCCGCCGCCATTGCCTGCGGCCGACCCCCCACCTTCACCCCCACCCACTCCTCCGTCACCGCCATCCGCTTCCTCTACCCACCCGCCCCCACCACCATCGCCGAAATCCGCATAGACACAGACGCCCTACCCCCCAACACCCTCCTAGCCACCCCCCTAGCCACCCCCGGCACCACCGTCGCCCCACCCCCAGAAGGCCACGTCTGGGGCCGCTACGCCATGGTCGCCATCACCGCCCCCACCCCCGAGTCCTGCCCCCCAGCCCTAGACACCGCCGCCAACGCCATCACCCTCATCCCCACCTAG
- a CDS encoding ATP-dependent Clp protease ATP-binding subunit codes for MFERFTDRARRVVVLAQEEARMLNHNYIGTEHILLGLIHEGEGVAAKALESLGIALEGVRQQVEEIIGQGQHAPSGHIPFTPRAKKVLELSLREALQLGHNYIGTEHILLGLIREGEGVAAQVLVKLGADLNRVRQQVLQLLSGYSQGGKESTETGGRGEGTPSSSLVLDQFGRNLTASAREGKLDPVIGRTKEIERVMQVLSRRTKNNPVLIGEPGVGKTAVVEGLAQMVVKGEVPETLKDKQLYTLDLGSLVAGSRYRGDFEERLKKVLKEIKTRGDIILFIDEIHTLVGAGAAEGAIDAASILKPMLARGELQTIGATTLDEYRKYVEKDPALERRFQPIQVGEPSLEHTIEILKGLRDRYEAHHRVTITDAALVAAATLADRYINDRFLPDKAIDLIDEAGARMRIRRMTAPPDLREFDEKIADVRREKESAIDAQDFERAAKLRDNEKQLLSQKAEREKQWKDGDLDVVAEVDDEQIAEVLANWTGIPVFKLTEEETSRLLRMEDELHKRIIGQEDAVKAVSQAIRRTRAGLKDPKRPSGSFIFAGPSGVGKTELSKALANFLFGEDDALIQIDMGEFHDRYTASRLFGAPPGYVGYEEGGQLTEKVRRKPFSVVLFDEIEKAHQEVYNTLLQVLEDGRLTDGQGRTVDFKNTVIIFTSNLGTQDISKAVGLGFTSGTDTGSNYERMKNKVNDELKKHFRPEFLNRIDDIIVFHQLNEQQIITMVDLMISRVETQLRNKDMALELTDRAKKLLAKRGFDPVLGARPLRRTIQREIEDQLSEKILFGEVVPGQRVVVDVTDEEAEDARFVFHGAVAATHE; via the coding sequence ATGTTCGAGAGGTTCACCGACCGCGCGAGGCGGGTGGTCGTTCTGGCTCAGGAAGAGGCCAGGATGCTCAACCACAACTACATCGGCACTGAGCACATTTTGCTTGGGTTGATTCATGAGGGTGAGGGTGTCGCGGCGAAGGCTCTGGAGTCGTTGGGTATTGCTCTGGAGGGTGTGCGGCAGCAGGTTGAGGAGATCATCGGGCAGGGGCAGCACGCGCCGTCGGGGCATATTCCTTTTACGCCTCGGGCGAAGAAGGTGTTGGAGCTGTCGTTGCGTGAGGCTTTGCAGTTGGGGCATAACTACATCGGTACGGAGCACATCCTTTTGGGGTTGATCCGTGAGGGTGAGGGTGTCGCGGCGCAGGTGTTGGTGAAGCTTGGTGCTGATTTGAATCGTGTGCGTCAGCAGGTCCTGCAGCTGCTGTCGGGGTATTCGCAGGGTGGTAAGGAGTCGACGGAGACGGGTGGGCGTGGTGAGGGGACGCCGTCGTCGTCGCTGGTGTTGGATCAGTTTGGTCGGAATCTGACGGCGTCTGCTCGTGAGGGCAAGTTGGATCCGGTGATCGGGCGCACGAAGGAGATCGAGCGGGTGATGCAGGTGCTGTCGCGGCGCACCAAGAACAACCCGGTGTTGATCGGTGAGCCCGGTGTGGGTAAGACGGCGGTGGTTGAGGGTTTGGCGCAGATGGTGGTGAAGGGCGAGGTGCCGGAGACGCTGAAGGACAAGCAGCTCTACACCCTCGACCTCGGGTCGCTGGTCGCCGGTTCCCGCTACAGGGGTGATTTCGAGGAGCGCCTGAAGAAGGTGCTGAAGGAGATCAAGACCCGCGGGGACATCATCCTGTTCATCGACGAGATCCACACCCTGGTCGGCGCCGGGGCGGCGGAGGGCGCGATCGACGCCGCCTCCATCCTCAAGCCGATGCTGGCCCGCGGTGAGCTGCAGACGATCGGCGCGACCACGCTCGACGAGTACCGCAAGTACGTGGAGAAGGACCCCGCTCTGGAGCGCCGGTTCCAGCCGATCCAGGTCGGTGAGCCGTCCCTGGAGCACACCATCGAGATCCTCAAGGGCCTGCGCGACCGGTACGAGGCGCACCACCGCGTCACGATCACCGACGCCGCCCTCGTCGCCGCCGCCACCCTCGCCGACCGGTACATCAATGACCGGTTCCTCCCGGACAAGGCCATCGACCTCATCGACGAGGCCGGGGCGCGGATGCGGATCCGTCGGATGACCGCGCCGCCGGACCTGCGGGAGTTCGACGAGAAGATCGCCGACGTCCGCCGGGAGAAGGAGTCCGCGATCGACGCGCAGGACTTCGAGCGGGCGGCGAAGCTGCGCGACAACGAGAAGCAACTCCTGTCGCAGAAGGCGGAGCGGGAGAAGCAGTGGAAGGACGGCGACCTCGACGTCGTCGCCGAGGTCGATGACGAGCAGATCGCCGAGGTGTTGGCGAACTGGACCGGGATCCCGGTGTTCAAGCTGACCGAGGAGGAGACCTCGCGGCTGCTGCGGATGGAGGACGAGCTCCACAAGCGGATCATCGGCCAGGAAGACGCCGTCAAGGCCGTCTCGCAGGCGATCCGCCGCACCCGCGCCGGCCTCAAAGACCCCAAGCGCCCCTCCGGGTCCTTCATTTTCGCCGGCCCGTCGGGTGTGGGTAAGACCGAGCTGTCGAAGGCGCTCGCGAACTTCTTGTTCGGCGAGGACGACGCCCTGATCCAGATCGACATGGGCGAGTTCCACGACCGCTACACCGCCTCCCGCCTCTTCGGCGCGCCCCCCGGGTATGTGGGGTATGAGGAAGGCGGCCAGCTGACGGAGAAGGTCCGCCGCAAGCCGTTCAGTGTGGTGTTGTTCGATGAGATCGAGAAGGCCCACCAAGAGGTCTACAACACCCTCCTCCAGGTGTTGGAAGACGGCCGCCTGACCGATGGGCAGGGCAGGACGGTGGACTTCAAGAACACCGTCATCATCTTCACCTCCAACCTCGGCACCCAGGACATCTCCAAAGCCGTCGGCCTCGGGTTCACCTCCGGCACCGACACCGGGTCGAACTATGAGCGGATGAAGAACAAGGTCAACGACGAGCTGAAGAAACACTTCCGCCCCGAGTTCCTCAACCGCATCGACGACATCATCGTCTTCCACCAGCTCAACGAGCAGCAGATCATCACCATGGTCGACCTCATGATCAGCCGCGTCGAAACACAGCTGCGGAACAAGGACATGGCGCTCGAACTCACCGACCGCGCCAAGAAACTCCTCGCCAAACGAGGCTTCGACCCCGTCCTCGGCGCCCGCCCACTCCGCCGCACCATCCAACGCGAAATCGAAGACCAACTGTCGGAAAAGATCCTCTTCGGCGAGGTGGTGCCCGGTCAGCGCGTGGTGGTCGATGTGACGGACGAGGAAGCCGAAGACGCGCGGTTCGTCTTCCACGGGGCGGTGGCGGCCACCCATGAGTGA
- a CDS encoding winged helix-turn-helix transcriptional regulator, whose product MAIKQDYGRGCGLAVGLGVLGERWTMLVVRELLIGPARFTALLENMPGIGPNLLSERLRTLAEHGVVEQVAIPGDGRAQRYRLTELGEQLRQPLLALARWGLGFLREDDSGGTTRAEWGFLAVQSMVVREAVPEVDDTYQFEVGGQDFVIEVRDGDVRFARGASPEPDMTVSCDADTFIRVGARLTSPAEMIATGAVRVSGDLAAAGRCIRMLGLD is encoded by the coding sequence ATGGCCATCAAGCAGGACTACGGGCGGGGCTGTGGGCTTGCGGTGGGGTTGGGGGTGCTCGGCGAGCGGTGGACGATGCTGGTCGTCCGGGAGTTGCTGATCGGGCCCGCCCGGTTCACCGCCCTGCTGGAGAACATGCCCGGGATCGGCCCGAACCTGCTCTCCGAGCGGCTGCGCACGCTGGCCGAGCACGGGGTGGTCGAGCAGGTCGCGATCCCCGGCGATGGCCGCGCGCAGCGCTACCGGCTCACCGAACTGGGCGAGCAGTTGCGCCAGCCGCTGCTGGCGCTGGCGCGCTGGGGTCTGGGGTTCCTGCGGGAGGACGACAGCGGCGGCACGACCAGGGCCGAGTGGGGATTCCTGGCGGTGCAGTCGATGGTGGTGCGCGAGGCGGTCCCCGAGGTCGACGACACCTACCAGTTCGAGGTGGGCGGGCAGGACTTCGTCATCGAGGTCCGCGACGGCGACGTGCGCTTCGCCCGCGGCGCCTCCCCGGAGCCGGACATGACCGTGTCCTGCGACGCGGACACCTTCATCCGGGTGGGGGCCAGGCTGACCAGCCCGGCGGAGATGATCGCCACCGGCGCCGTGCGGGTCTCCGGCGACCTGGCGGCGGCCGGTCGGTGCATCCGGATGCTCGGCCTGGACTGA
- a CDS encoding class I SAM-dependent methyltransferase: protein MSVSALRADKHEEWRLSAVGWVRHRANFADAAVPSARRMVELAQARPGQRALDLACGVGVPAHQLAEAVGPTGYVLGLDIVAEMVDGARAWAASRGLTTVDFRTITDEHDLGIEPGSFDLGTCRAGLQYMVEPGAALRSMHTALRPGARMVSMTVGSPQRCTSLRILEEVVARHIEMPTLIPEADKDVPGTVALSDPADLEALYRDAGFTDVTTEVADHPIVGADSAEEYWDVCENSAGPFILLLRSIGDRLRADIRDDAIATLRAQFPDGPVVMTGETLITTGTR, encoded by the coding sequence ATGAGCGTGAGCGCGCTGCGAGCGGACAAGCACGAGGAATGGCGGCTCTCGGCGGTGGGCTGGGTGCGCCACCGGGCCAACTTCGCCGACGCCGCGGTGCCCAGCGCCCGCCGCATGGTCGAGTTGGCGCAGGCCAGGCCGGGTCAGCGCGCGCTCGACTTGGCCTGCGGCGTCGGGGTTCCCGCGCACCAACTGGCCGAGGCGGTCGGTCCCACCGGGTACGTGCTGGGACTCGACATCGTCGCGGAGATGGTCGACGGGGCCCGCGCGTGGGCGGCGTCGCGTGGACTGACCACAGTGGACTTCAGGACCATCACCGACGAGCACGATCTGGGCATTGAGCCGGGCAGTTTCGATCTCGGCACGTGCCGGGCGGGATTGCAGTACATGGTCGAACCCGGTGCGGCGCTGCGGTCGATGCACACCGCGCTGCGGCCGGGGGCGCGCATGGTGTCGATGACCGTCGGCTCCCCGCAGCGGTGCACCTCGCTGCGGATCCTCGAGGAGGTGGTGGCCAGGCACATCGAGATGCCCACCCTGATCCCGGAAGCGGACAAGGATGTCCCCGGCACCGTCGCCCTCTCCGACCCCGCCGACCTCGAAGCGCTCTACCGCGACGCCGGGTTCACCGACGTCACCACCGAGGTCGCCGACCACCCGATCGTCGGCGCCGACTCCGCCGAAGAGTACTGGGACGTCTGCGAGAACAGCGCTGGGCCGTTCATCCTGCTGCTGCGCTCGATCGGCGACCGGCTGCGCGCCGACATCCGCGACGACGCGATCGCCACCCTGCGCGCCCAGTTCCCGGACGGGCCCGTGGTGATGACCGGGGAAACCCTGATCACCACCGGGACCCGCTGA
- a CDS encoding EF-hand domain-containing protein — translation MATQLQQRKYEKAFERFDVDRDGVLQRNDITAMAEIWRQTFDVAPQTDEATRINGLAEQLWADITAATDADADGTVSKTEWNAAMERPEFVDKVALPFALAVFDLADKDNSGQLSVEEMIAAQTRSGISEQETRRMFDALDTDHDGSVQRDEYAAAIREFYLSDDPNAVGNLMVGDLD, via the coding sequence ATGGCGACCCAGCTCCAGCAGCGCAAGTACGAGAAGGCATTCGAGCGCTTCGACGTGGACCGCGACGGCGTGCTGCAGCGCAACGACATCACCGCGATGGCCGAGATCTGGCGGCAGACCTTCGACGTGGCCCCGCAGACCGACGAGGCGACCCGGATCAACGGGCTCGCCGAGCAGCTGTGGGCCGACATCACCGCGGCCACCGACGCCGACGCCGACGGCACGGTCAGCAAGACCGAGTGGAACGCGGCGATGGAGCGCCCGGAGTTCGTGGACAAGGTGGCACTGCCGTTCGCGCTGGCGGTATTCGACCTGGCGGACAAGGACAACAGCGGCCAGCTCAGCGTGGAGGAGATGATCGCCGCGCAGACCAGGTCCGGGATCTCCGAGCAGGAGACCCGGCGGATGTTCGACGCGCTCGACACCGACCACGACGGCTCGGTGCAGCGCGACGAGTACGCCGCGGCGATCCGCGAGTTCTACCTCAGCGACGACCCCAACGCCGTGGGCAACCTCATGGTCGGGGACCTGGACTGA
- a CDS encoding EF-hand domain-containing protein, with product MTSQKQRNLEAMFEIFDVGGDGSLSADDFAAHAESTCGALRLPAGSPHWTTIHAALDAWWAHLRRHDDDVTAIRAEECVRIMRDELVDDEAFFAATVAPIADTVFRVLDADADDSISTEEYVAVYLASGLTRDIALDAFTKIDADGDGRIDRGEFVAVVRDAFTSDDPDSPGAWFFGVRPS from the coding sequence GTGACCAGCCAGAAGCAGCGCAACCTCGAGGCGATGTTCGAGATCTTCGACGTCGGCGGCGACGGCTCCCTCTCGGCAGACGACTTCGCCGCACACGCCGAGAGCACCTGCGGCGCGCTGCGGCTGCCCGCCGGGTCCCCGCACTGGACCACCATCCATGCCGCGCTCGACGCCTGGTGGGCGCACCTGCGGCGGCACGACGACGACGTCACCGCGATCCGGGCCGAGGAATGCGTGCGGATCATGCGCGACGAACTCGTCGACGACGAGGCGTTCTTCGCAGCGACCGTGGCCCCCATCGCCGACACCGTCTTCCGGGTGCTCGACGCCGACGCCGACGACTCCATCAGCACCGAGGAGTACGTCGCGGTCTACCTGGCCTCCGGGCTCACCAGGGACATCGCGCTCGACGCGTTCACCAAGATCGACGCCGACGGCGACGGCCGGATCGACCGCGGCGAGTTCGTCGCGGTCGTGCGCGACGCCTTCACCTCCGACGACCCCGATTCTCCCGGCGCCTGGTTCTTCGGCGTCCGCCCGAGCTAG
- a CDS encoding homocysteine S-methyltransferase family protein: MTAAATPATPVLLDGAVATELQRAGIAVCAPWWTTRALLDPDHQRVLRGIHAAHLRAGADVVTANTFRCHDRTLRGLGTDQATVVDTAVGLARAARTDTGRTALVAGSLAPVADCYRPDLVPPDEVLRAEHRRLAAALVRARVDLVLVETMNTLREARIALEAALAAGARAWVSFVCRDGARLLSGEDLGPAAQEVERAGADTVLVNCTTPADTEACLPVLREACAGPVGAYPNIEDRTGTDGPVDRHLPAALSATDFGALLGRWRTEHRVEVLGGCCGTTPTHLSTARPHVHDPEDPT, encoded by the coding sequence ATGACCGCCGCCGCCACGCCCGCGACCCCGGTCCTGCTGGACGGGGCGGTCGCCACCGAACTGCAGCGGGCGGGCATCGCGGTGTGCGCGCCGTGGTGGACCACCCGCGCCCTGCTCGACCCCGACCACCAGCGGGTGCTGCGCGGCATCCACGCCGCGCACCTGCGCGCGGGCGCTGATGTGGTCACCGCCAACACCTTCCGCTGCCACGACCGCACGCTGCGCGGGCTGGGCACCGACCAGGCCACCGTCGTCGACACCGCCGTCGGCCTGGCCAGGGCCGCGCGCACCGACACCGGCCGCACCGCGCTGGTCGCCGGGTCGCTCGCCCCGGTGGCCGACTGCTACCGCCCCGATCTGGTACCCCCGGACGAGGTGCTGCGGGCCGAACACCGCAGGCTCGCCGCCGCGCTGGTGCGCGCCCGGGTCGACCTGGTGCTCGTGGAAACCATGAACACCCTGCGGGAAGCCAGGATCGCGCTGGAGGCGGCGCTGGCCGCCGGTGCCCGCGCCTGGGTGTCGTTCGTCTGCCGCGACGGCGCCCGGCTGCTCTCCGGCGAGGACCTCGGCCCCGCCGCGCAGGAGGTCGAGCGGGCAGGCGCGGACACCGTGCTGGTCAACTGCACCACCCCCGCCGACACCGAGGCCTGCCTGCCGGTGCTGCGCGAGGCCTGCGCGGGCCCGGTCGGCGCGTACCCCAACATCGAGGACCGCACCGGCACCGACGGGCCCGTCGACCGGCACCTGCCCGCCGCGTTGTCGGCCACCGACTTCGGCGCCCTGCTCGGCCGCTGGCGCACGGAGCACCGGGTCGAGGTCCTCGGCGGCTGCTGCGGCACCACCCCCACCCACCTGTCCACGGCAAGGCCGCACGTCCACGACCCGGAGGACCCCACGTGA
- a CDS encoding class I SAM-dependent methyltransferase: MTTTEFEPGRFKATQRANWNAMSGGWLTWQDKFERGGAAISARLIAEAGLRPGQRVLDIGTGIGEPALRVARVVGPTGRVTAIDLAEEMVAIATARAADELGEADAPVEVRQGDVESLDLPEGGYDAVLSRWGLMFAVDHIAAFRAVAAVLRPGGTLAASVWGEPAGAPMISRGFRVLAERLALPTPPPGEPSPYSMSDAERTELELRAAGFTDVEITEAIAPFWLTDTAEYVEFYRTCSPPGLLAMIEERFGNADDPDTWAAIARSVTEFRDPDGVIRLPSRTLVIRATTPS; this comes from the coding sequence GTGACCACCACCGAGTTCGAACCCGGCCGGTTCAAAGCCACCCAGCGGGCCAACTGGAACGCGATGAGCGGTGGCTGGCTCACCTGGCAGGACAAGTTCGAGCGCGGCGGTGCCGCCATCAGCGCCCGGCTCATCGCCGAAGCGGGTCTGCGGCCGGGGCAGCGGGTGCTCGACATCGGCACCGGTATCGGCGAGCCCGCGCTGCGGGTCGCCAGGGTCGTCGGCCCCACCGGGCGGGTCACCGCCATCGACCTCGCCGAGGAGATGGTCGCCATCGCCACCGCGCGCGCCGCCGACGAACTCGGCGAGGCCGACGCGCCGGTGGAGGTCCGCCAGGGCGACGTGGAATCGCTCGACCTGCCCGAAGGCGGCTACGACGCGGTGCTGAGCCGGTGGGGGCTGATGTTCGCCGTCGACCACATCGCCGCGTTCCGCGCGGTCGCCGCGGTCCTGCGCCCGGGAGGCACCCTGGCGGCGTCGGTGTGGGGCGAGCCCGCAGGCGCGCCGATGATCTCCCGCGGCTTCCGGGTGCTGGCCGAGCGGTTGGCGCTGCCGACCCCGCCACCGGGCGAACCCAGCCCGTACAGCATGTCCGACGCCGAGCGCACCGAGCTCGAACTGCGCGCGGCCGGGTTCACCGACGTCGAGATCACCGAGGCCATCGCCCCGTTCTGGCTCACCGACACCGCCGAGTACGTCGAGTTCTACCGCACCTGCTCACCGCCCGGCCTGCTCGCCATGATCGAGGAGCGCTTCGGCAACGCCGACGACCCGGACACGTGGGCCGCCATCGCCCGCTCGGTCACCGAGTTCCGCGACCCCGACGGGGTGATCCGGCTGCCCAGCCGCACCCTGGTCATCCGCGCCACGACGCCGAGCTGA
- a CDS encoding ABC transporter substrate-binding protein, producing the protein MNDLPRRGGVLRLYGPGSMDHVDPASSFFMLSGQIIRLFTRQLFAYPPIKGLRDWRDLNPVADVAVEIPTATNGGVSADGLTYTVRLRPGVRWDTNPEREVTATDFVRGFKRMANPVLRSGAIHYFTSTLVGMQEFCDAYTAATPQDPTPADLAAFQNAHEITGITALDERTLRFRLLRPATDFIHILATAFTSPAPVEYDAFLPDSDEFRRGVRSCGPYRLTEYVHGEMLHMEPNPAWDKAADPVRCQHLDGVHVTMDRAATPADVGREIRSGAADLSWASPVTEPYDINPDDPADNLGYAVNPYLAFNMVSPNAGGAVTKLKVRQAIAYAVNKTAMIKIFDDLAAGTVMWTAHTAIPPGNYGYRDYDPYPTPGDAGDPERARALLVEAGYGDGLELTVVHRDMDANPEVAQQLAIDLGKIGITLRMVGLGHAEHYPHLQNPANARAGTWDIAVAAWTPDWFGDNGRAFLQPMFQTNAVHGTGNYGCYSNPEVDRMIDEALSITEPEAAGAAWHEVDAAIMRDAAIVPVLVHAPTIPHLRGARVRNAIAMPTVDRWFDLSNLWLVESG; encoded by the coding sequence ATGAACGACCTCCCGCGCCGCGGCGGTGTGCTGCGGCTCTACGGCCCCGGCAGCATGGACCACGTCGACCCGGCCAGCTCGTTCTTCATGCTCTCCGGGCAGATCATCCGGTTGTTCACCCGGCAGCTGTTCGCCTACCCGCCGATCAAGGGCCTGCGTGACTGGCGCGACCTCAACCCGGTCGCCGATGTCGCCGTCGAGATCCCCACCGCGACCAATGGCGGTGTCAGCGCCGACGGCCTCACCTACACCGTCCGCCTGCGCCCCGGGGTCCGCTGGGACACCAACCCGGAGCGAGAGGTCACAGCCACCGATTTCGTGCGCGGCTTCAAGCGGATGGCCAACCCGGTGCTGCGCAGCGGCGCGATTCACTATTTCACCAGCACCCTGGTTGGAATGCAGGAATTCTGCGACGCGTACACCGCGGCGACACCCCAGGACCCGACGCCCGCCGATCTGGCCGCATTCCAGAATGCACACGAGATCACGGGCATCACCGCACTCGACGAGCGCACCCTGCGATTTCGGTTGCTTCGCCCGGCGACCGACTTCATCCACATCCTCGCCACCGCGTTCACCTCGCCCGCGCCGGTCGAATACGACGCGTTCCTGCCCGACAGCGACGAGTTCCGCCGCGGCGTGCGCTCGTGCGGCCCGTACCGGCTGACCGAGTACGTGCACGGCGAGATGCTGCACATGGAGCCCAACCCGGCGTGGGACAAGGCCGCCGACCCGGTCCGCTGCCAGCACCTCGACGGCGTGCACGTGACCATGGACCGCGCCGCCACCCCCGCCGACGTGGGCCGCGAGATCCGCTCCGGGGCCGCCGACCTGTCGTGGGCGTCGCCGGTCACCGAGCCCTACGACATCAACCCCGACGACCCGGCGGACAACCTCGGCTACGCGGTCAACCCGTACCTGGCGTTCAACATGGTCAGCCCGAACGCGGGCGGCGCGGTCACCAAGCTCAAGGTGCGCCAGGCCATCGCCTACGCGGTCAACAAGACGGCGATGATCAAGATCTTCGACGACCTGGCCGCGGGCACCGTCATGTGGACCGCGCACACCGCCATCCCGCCGGGCAACTACGGCTACCGCGACTACGACCCCTACCCCACGCCCGGCGACGCGGGCGACCCCGAACGCGCCCGCGCGCTGCTGGTCGAGGCGGGCTACGGCGACGGCCTCGAACTGACCGTGGTGCACCGGGACATGGACGCCAACCCCGAGGTCGCCCAGCAGTTGGCCATCGACCTCGGCAAGATCGGCATCACCCTGCGCATGGTCGGCCTTGGGCACGCCGAGCACTACCCGCACCTGCAGAACCCCGCCAACGCCCGCGCCGGGACCTGGGACATCGCCGTCGCCGCGTGGACACCGGACTGGTTCGGCGACAACGGCCGCGCCTTCCTGCAGCCGATGTTCCAGACCAACGCCGTGCACGGCACCGGGAACTACGGCTGCTACAGCAACCCCGAGGTGGACCGGATGATCGATGAGGCGCTGTCGATCACCGAGCCCGAGGCGGCCGGCGCGGCGTGGCACGAGGTGGACGCGGCGATCATGCGCGACGCGGCGATCGTGCCGGTGCTGGTGCACGCCCCGACCATCCCGCACCTGCGCGGCGCCCGGGTGCGCAACGCCATCGCCATGCCGACCGTGGACCGCTGGTTCGACCTGTCCAACCTGTGGTTGGTGGAATCCGGGTGA